The following are encoded in a window of Rosa chinensis cultivar Old Blush chromosome 4, RchiOBHm-V2, whole genome shotgun sequence genomic DNA:
- the LOC112197242 gene encoding serine carboxypeptidase-like 18, whose amino-acid sequence MAPENLQCLKKYIGPLLCLHVVLLSSFCGIATSQTIVTSLPGFEGDLPFTLETGYVGVGDSNSSQLFYYFVESTRSPSEDPLMLWFTGGPGCSVLSAFFYESGPLSFTYVDYNGSLPSLHVNPYAWTQGLNIIYVDSPVGTGFSYSTTQEGYYIDDEDAVDQSVEFLRKWLLAHPQYLNNILYIGGDSYSGIPLPIIVQKLFDGNNDGVEPYLNLRGYILGNPKTDDFIDVNSVNPFAHRLTLISDELYEATKESCGGDYVNVDDNNTACVIDLATIDQLLLQINIMHVLEPNCQVALPNNREEEGRRSIRELPENFLTESTPALWCRYYNYVILGVWANDHSVRKALNVSENSIGVWKRCNMSIAYTKTVTSSVEYHKNLSNTNLRALIYSGDHDMSVPHIGTQEWIRDLNLTNSEIWRPWYVDGQVAGYSEKFSNVDYNLQYATVKGAGHVAPEYKAKECYAMIDRWLAYYPL is encoded by the exons ATGGCACCAGAAAACCTTCAATGTCTTAAGAAATATATCGGTCCATTATTGTGTTTGCATGTAGTTCTTTTGTCAAGTTTCTGTGGGATTGCTACCTCCCAAACCATAGTCACCAGTTTACCTGGTTTTGAAGGGGACCTGCCATTCACACTTGAAACTGG GTATGTGGGTGTGGGTGACTCAAACTCCTCCCAATTGTTCTACTATTTTGTTGAGTCGACGAGAAGCCCTTCCGAAGACCCTCTTATGCTTTGGTTCACTGGAGGCCCTGGCTGCTCTGTTCTCTCTGCCTTCTTTTATGAAAGTG GTCCACTATCTTTCACATATGTAGATTACAATGGAAGTCTACCCTCACTTCATGTCAACCCATATGCATGGACACAG GGCCTCAACATAATATATGTAGATTCACCTGTTGGCACCGGATTCTCTTACTCTACAACCCAAGAAGGTTACTATATAGATGATGAAGATGCCGTGGACCAGAGCGTAGAGTTTCTGCGGAAG TGGCTGTTGGCTCATCCTCAATATTTGAACAATATACTCTACATTGGTGGCGATTCTTATTCAGGAATTCCTCTTCCTATAATAGTACAAAAACTTTTTGATG GTAACAATGATGGAGTGGAGCCCTATCTAAACCTTCGA GGTTATATACTTGGAAACCCGAAGACTGATGACTTCATTGATGTCAACTCAGTGAACCCATTTGCACACAGGTTGACACTCATATCAGATGAACTTTATGAG GCTACCAAAGAAAGCTGCGGCGGTGATTACGTTAATGTAGACGATAACAACACAGCATGTGTGATAGATCTTGCAACTATTGATCAG CTGCTTCTTCAAATTAATATTATGCATGTCTTGGAACCCAATTGTCAAGTGGCCTTACCAAAcaacagagaagaagaaggaagaagatcaATCCGAGAACTACCTGAGAATTTTCTAACAGAATCTACTCCTGCATTGTGGTGCCGG TACTACAACTACGTGATCTTGGGTGTGTGGGCTAATGACCACAGTGTCCGCAAAGCTCTTAATGTCAGCGAG AACTCCATTGGTGTCTGGAAGAGGTGTAATATGAGCATAGCTTACACAAAGACCGTCACAAGTAGCGTTGAGTATCATAAGAATCTCAGTAACACAAACCTTCGAGCTCTTATATACAG TGGTGACCATGACATGTCTGTTCCACACATCGGCACCCAGGAGTGGATCCGTGATCTAAATTTGACAAATAGTGAGATTTGGCGGCCGTGGTATGTAGATGGTCAAgttgctgg ATACTCAGAAAAGTTCTCAAACGTTGACTACAATCTGCAATATGCAACTGTAAAG GGTGCGGGTCATGTGGCTCCAGAGTACAAAGCTAAGGAATGTTATGCGATGATTGATCGGTGGCTCGCTTATTACCCCCTCTGA
- the LOC112198945 gene encoding uncharacterized protein LOC112198945, with the protein MENRGNDFPQCPVGKFDGKGNFQHWRSQMELFFKIMEYTEVVINGFTDPGDQANLTQNQREELIRNRKKDNRALMYIYGAIDSEIYEKIAHVTTSKEAWDCVINTFVGRDKVKKANGEVIKELQIVEKILRTLTERFEGQAYEQRLNEKLEMVIEEALQTQLSFKKEKNCLRRSENKQFHAKFAEDNNDSEETLLMAFSAMINGEQITWYLDTSCSNHMSGHKELFVELNESIWSEITFGNSARMPVKGKGKISIQLKNGMYNTI; encoded by the exons TCCAGTTGGTAAATTTGATGGGAAAGGGAACTTCCAGCACTGGAGATCTCAGATGGAGCTCTTCTTCAAAATAATGGAGTATACAGAGGTGGTGATCAATGGATTTACAGATCCAGGAGACCAAGCAAATCTCACACAAAATCAGAGGGAGGAACTGATTCGAAACAGGAAGAAAGATAACAGAGCCTTGATGTATATTTATGGAGCAATTGATTCTGAAATCTATGAGAAGATTGCACATGTTACCACATCGAAGGAGGCCTGGGATTGTGTGATCAATACCTTTGTGGGAAGAgataaagtgaagaag GCCAATGGGGAGGTTATCAAAGAACTCCAGATTGTGGAGAAAATCCTTCGAACCTTGACGGAGCGGTTTGAAGGACAG GCCTATGAACAAAGGCTGAATGAGAAGTTGGAAATGGTGATTGAAGAAGCATTGCAAACTCAGTTAAGCTtcaaaaaggagaaaaattG CTTGAGAAGGTCGGAGAACAAGCAGTTTCATGCCAAGTTTGCAGAGGACAACAATGACAGTGAAGAGACTTTGTTGATGGCTTTTAGTGCTATGATTAATGGTGAACAGATCACATGGTACCTGGACACAAGCTGTAGCAATCATATGTCCGGTCACAAGGAGTTGTTCGTTGAGCTAAATGAGTCAATATGGTCAGAGATTACATTTGGGAATTCTGCAAGGATGCCAGTTAAAGGAAAGGGCAAGATTTCTATCCAGCTGAAGAATGGGATGTACAACACCATATGA